In Malassezia vespertilionis chromosome 8, complete sequence, a genomic segment contains:
- a CDS encoding uncharacterized protein (BUSCO:EOG092631IR; EggNog:ENOG503NVAT) yields the protein MPPSRAEGSAQCTPGVRENVVVCVRMRPTDEDGGAPIWSVDKAAHCIVPTEQHPALARRAASTTTTAMEEEEHGKLYDFCYDNLVLGTESTDALYTQSVLPVVRSAMEGYNGTVFAYGQTGSGKTYTMSGVEHDEGVISRAVHDVFAMIRDAPDREFLLRISYLEIYNETLKDLLAPVAPSTPSRRAITRAPASMPRIVEEKGRVMLTGMQEEIVTRPAEVLALLERGQAARHVGETDWNTHSSRSHSVFQITIESRQQGDQSAVRLSQLNLIDLAGSERAASDAARRKEGAYINKSLLTLGTVIARLTEPGADAHIPYRDSKLTRLLQTSLSGDARVAVICTIATDAAAAHESLSTLKFGRRCKLVVTKARKQTIMDDKALLEQYRQELAQLRTQLDAPLTPPVVHALQEEHAATKQQVAEMQATRHALHQQIGHLTRLILTSRNVAAVTPQRSDTVDVFASPRRGPRLSDVQPRTPVGAPPTYPARDWQHEAELVSARRALEKARETAGALERQLDALRTDADEARFYAEEMKTRAEQARADAHAARVDADDAQQDAEQIRAELHEYRSEMDELHGLLAASCAELALLREDGAAQAHEAADVQARDLRTQLDAAHTETEAYAAELARAQSSIELLHAQWNNASAAMDAERGEEAQAEIDALRTELDTAHLALDAAHADLADVRSTLRVRNEELRHVRESHATDEAHREFRDLVTHKPGDTPEMDAVHLQARIAALERALAEEKATRDLTSLPERPAASPMHARNGVTPPRVPLRGRSDTTTPEPASHEALLDKISAQETIIATLNHSVDAWQARLQSQARMITRLAALVEGEGKEGEACVPMLGGEGGEDRDKDRDALAQVRYPSVQPVQKKNEPRGTGEAGQVRRARHAIQAQAQAGSAGGAGGAPLSGAFSNRVSSSRASSNRVSSNGASSSRASSSRASSSHTSPSHTSPSHTSLSPNPSPSPNTLGVYMGPLPVMKRASPKPQRAWLHPASPPKPHRALPIPSPERSPRPLPDIGSKTHPLPTPPERNFALPAYPDRRTLPATPPPPLVPSGSVAALRASLAAPPQPSLRAPTDVHRRSSTAFASVHERLAHGNADKSRAPPSHSVQSRLSQYTAAAEPRVAQSTTKAALHTAPSAPALQARRDTSILRELNDLRALPRVESNATMYKPPESTTRHQPRLSATAYKTDASHRRRAHLSHGEHVRAAPVRMSVGARVPWSHGAIEFPHGGELEFCQVYDNMSPSILRVPLRNTHKEPISLSLEGVHGVQWARLRVNANGGLQDWEEEVASNTVAWARRGGLAPHHQRRLRHMAANLEPVSTLTLGAEEAAALFVMVYVRDVFGKGSAALGPHMHTTDVGIEVVVGGARAQLRVHISASTPEYTMQVAGERAENAPAASPDGRERLLSFDLGDVVVGECITRTIDVVNGSEIACFTQFVRQDEQDSGEEPVTIRTQAHALVPLLTPPLASTDVAPVELAPYAHAQYTIQFEPHASCINFEQQITLVNMHAHTLSARLLLRANILGAAQDEALAVLSETPMDFGDCCGGQWTRQLLILKNTSDALLDVAFQAEKHVEATFQLAELAHARDTDEEIEDDVPLGGSSNSTWRRSPPPSPSPFTFGGARRASQDGSSVASQAGSRAPSPCAAPSTAHDSELSGAPSIAPVPSMSASVEYGDREPARFASYSVSALAPSGPAARSRRVHDPVAMLRGVGDSQHNQVEELVLRPGALYRVVVSYRPPRRDVDETYSAGRLQNANFCLFLDYARSQDSARAQGGRQRRTVWCHARTCTPFISVEPKIVDFGLADVGARKTAQIAVTNHSELSTRVLMRFVSKVLSMYMDEIPVPARQTVELKIDFFPRRVNNAYQKQITVMNLLNRHNDQIFDVRARNVDMQRISFHSLFYRILTKSGSNFIDFGDVNINSARVRSFAIENLCDKQLSLEMSVAHPEDLILYTRAQQHKQTTPEPAKHRSGTERKERFLETISTDVSTMARRALEARRSKGHKTPERPDLAAALKRGSRGRATQTHGKSVAFRDRSLLRPLAYLDLASGPPRDASKLSAKARRTQRLQSMKNGPAASPRIPRTLERPETPANAVPVPLDGSPRPRASPALTGKWRTASLLANPGDVAQLDLDALIAALEGQPSSLSSFFTRNLDAEERMVRTEINLKRALRQAIDTAQLVPIGMLQVPPRAEVQVVAVYTPNGSTRPHIQGTARKQDSRIFLRLLEFDARRAQGLREFAALREKDVDELPVRDLMVRSTVCRSMLELGQPHINFGIMDKGDVRERKIWVQNRSEWALRYYIRKSGSIASGDIRLGLGRYGIVPGYGKRGVDFTFSPSLSGPFYEKLMVENVADYDNDQALVLKASARKVPNFSIDPTTLDFGTCRAPHASMPESVLLTNTTSKRRKFVLYMDEARQSPIPLDVLVSVASDAATRRALSREEEEEVETLLQKLKIAHRKGNVDKLAKYQDRLRALGVPIAAQDNTPPQAVEHAVMEDDVQFDYTLPSPSTRSDAGPGMVPVHLDANQSVKLLLRLRIARRDAEGEVHVAINVHEAKNSDETRSIATKARVEPSTA from the exons ATGCCGCCAAGCCGTGCGGAAGGGagtgcgcagtgcacgccCGGCGTGCGGGAGAATGTGGTTGTGTGTGTGCGTATGCGCCCGACAGACGAGgacggcggtgcgccgatCTGGAGCGTGGACAAAGCCGCGCACTGCATCGTGCCTACAGAACAACACcccgcgcttgcgcgccgcgcggcgagcacgacgacgacggcgatggaagaggaagagcaCGGCAAGCTATATGATTTCTGCTACGACAACCTCGTGCTTGGGACAGAGAGCACGGATGCGCTGTATACACAGAGCGTGCTTCCCGTCGTACGGTCGGCCATGGAAGGGTACAACGGGACGGTATTTGCGTACGGACAAACGGGATCCGGCAAGACATACACCATGAGCGGCGTGGAGCACGACGAAGGCGTGATTTCACGCGCGGTGCACGACGTCTTTGCCATgatccgcgacgcgcccgaCCGCGAGTTCCTCCTGCGCATCTCGTACCTGGAAATCTACAACGAGACGCTCAAGGACCTCCTCGCGCCGGTcgcgcccagcacgccCTCGCGGCGTGCCATTACGCGCGCGCCCGCATCGATGCCCCGCATCGTGGAGGAAAAAGGGCGCGTGATGCTTACCGGGATGCAGGAAGAGATTGTGACGAGGCCCGCGGaagtgcttgcgctgctcgagcgcggccaggcggcgcgccacgTCGGCGAGACCGACTGGAACACGCACAGTAGCCGCAGCCACTCGGTCTTCCAGATCACCATTGAAAGCAGGCAGCAGGGCGACcagagcgccgtgcgcctcAGCCAGCTGAACCTCATCGACCTTGCCGGCAGTGagcgtgcagcgagcgatgcggcgcggcgcaaagaaggCGCATACATCAACAAGTCGCTCCTTACGCTCGGCACGGTCATTGCGCGACTCACCGAGCCCGGCGCAGACGCCCATATCCCCTACCGCGACTCGAAACTCACGCGCCTCTTGCAGACGTCGCTcagcggcgacgcgcgcgtcgctgtgaTTTGCACGATTGCCaccgacgctgccgccgcgcacgagTCGCTCTCCACGTTGAAATTtgggcgccgctgcaagctgGTCGTGAcgaaagcgcgcaagcagacgATCATGGACGACAAAGCGCTCTTGGAGCAGTACCGCCaggagctcgcgcagctgcgcacccagctcgacgcgccgcttaCGCCCCCTGTGGTGCACGCCCTCCAAGAagagcacgccgcgaccAAGCAGCAGGTGGCCGAgatgcaagcgacgcggcacGCCCTGCACCAGCAAATCGGCCATCTCACACGCCTCATCCTCACGAGCCGCAACGTGGCTGCAGTCACGCCGCAACGCTCCGACACGGTGGACGTGTTtgcctcgccgcgccgcgggcCCCGCCTCAGCGACGTAcagccacgcacgcccgtcggcgcgccgcccacgtACCCAGCGCGCGATTGGCAGCACGAAGCCGAGCTTGTgtcagcgcgccgcgcgctcgaaaAAGCGCGAGAGAcggccggcgcgctggaaaggCAGCTggacgcactgcgcaccgatgccgacgaggcgcgcttCTACGCCGAGGAGATGAAAACGCGTGCAgaacaagcgcgcgcggatgcacacgccgcgcgcgtcgatgcagacgatgcacagcaagaCGCAGAGCAGatccgcgccgagctccaCGAGTACCGAAGCGAgatggacgagctgcatGGCCTCTTGGCCGCATCTTGTGCggagctcgcgctgctgcgcgaggacggtgcggcgcaggcacacgAAGCAGCGGacgtgcaggcgcgcgacttgcgcacacagctcgacgcggcgcacacggaGACGGAGGCGTATGCGGcggagcttgcgcgtgcgcagagCTCCATCGAGCTCCTCCATGCGCAGTGGAACAATGCCAGTGCGGCGATGgatgcagagcgcggcgaggaggcgcaggcagagattgatgcgctgcgcaccgagctcgatacggcgcaccttgcgttggacgcggcgcatgccgaCCTTGCCGATGTGCGCAgtacgctgcgcgtgcggaaTGAAGAGCTCCGCCATGTGCGCGAATCGCACGCAACGGACGAGGCACACCGCGAATTCCGCGATTTGGTGACACACAAGCCTGGCGACACGCCCGAGATGGAtgcggtgcatttgcaggcgcggatcgccgcgctcgagcgtgcgttGGCCGAGGAgaaagcgacgcgcgaccTGACATCGCTGCCGGAGCGGCCCGCAGCCTCGCCGATGCATGCGCGGAATGGCGTAACGCCCCCGCGCGTTCCGCTGCGGGGGCGCTCGGATACCACAACGCCAGAGCCGGCTAGCCACGAGGCGCTCTTGGACAAAATCTCGGCGCAGGAGACGATTATCGCTACGCTGAACCACAGCGTCGATGCATggcaggcgcgcttgcagagcCAGGCGCGGATGATTACACGGCTAGCCGCGCTTGTTGAGGGCGAAGGCAAGGAGGGCGAGGCGTGTGTGCCgatgctcggcggcgaggGCGGCGAGGACCGCGACAAGGACCGCGATGCGTTGGCACAAGTGCGGTATCCTAGCGTGCAGCCCGTGCAGAAGAAAAACGAGCCGAGAGGCACGGGCGAGGCGGGCCAagtgcggcgtgcgcgccatgccatCCAAGCCCAAGCCCAGGCTGGCAGCGCGGGCGGTGCGGGCGGTGCACCTTTGAGCGGAGCATTTTCGAATCGCGTATCCTCGAGCCGTGCATCCTCGAATCGCGTATCCTCGAACGGTGCATCTTCGAGCCGTGCATCTTCGAGCCGTGCATCCTCGAGCCACACATCCCCAAGCCACACATCCCCAAGCCACACATCTCTCTCGCCCAATCCGTCGCCATCGCCCAACACGCTTGGCGTCTACATGGGACCCTTGCCTGTAATGAAACGCGCGTCGCCCAAGCCCCAGCGTGCATGGCTCCACCCCGCAAGTCCTCCCAAGCcacaccgcgcgctgcccaTCCCCTCGCCCGAACGCTCGCCCCGTCCTCTGCCCGACATTGGCAGCAAGACGCACCCACTTCCCACACCGCCCGAGCGCAATTTCGCGCTGCCTGCATACCCCGAccggcgcacgctgccCGCGACGCCGCCTCCGCCCCTTGTACccagcggcagcgtcgctgcgctgcgcgcctcgctaGCAGCGCCCCCACagccgtcgctgcgcgcgcccacGGACGTGCACcgacgctcgagcaccgcCTTTGCCTCTGTGCAcgagcgtctcgcgcacggcaaCGCCGATAAAagccgtgcgccgccgagccACAGCGTGCAGTCGCGCCTGTCGCAGTACACAGCGGCGGCAGAGCCGCGCGTTGCACAAAGCACTACAAaagccgcgctgcacactgcgccgtccgcgccggcgctgcaggcacgccgcgatACATCCATTCTACGCGAGCTCAATGATCTACGTGCACTACCGCGCGTCGAGAGCAACGCCACCATGTACAAACCCCCCGAGAGCACCACGCGCCACCAACCGCGCCTCTCCGCGACGGCCTACAAGACCGATGCTAGCCA ccgccgccgcgcccatctgtcgcacggcgagcatgtgcgtgcagcgccagtgcgAATGAGCGTTGGAGCGCGTGTGCCGTGGTCGCATGGTGCGATTGAGTTTCCCCATGGCGGGGAGCTTGAGTTTTGCCAAGTGTATGACAACATGTCCCCGTCGATTCTGCGTGTGCCTTTGCGGAACACGCACAAAGAACCGATCTCGCTTTCGCTCGAAGGTgtgcatggcgtgcagtgGGCGCGTTTGCGTGTGAATGCGAACGGCGGCCTGCAGGACTGGGAGGAGGAGGTGGCGAGCAATACAGTGGCgtgggcgcgccgcggcggacTAGCGCCGCACCaccagcgccgcctgcgGCACATGGCCGCGAATTTGGAGCCCGTGAGCACActcacgctcggcgcagaagaggccgcggcgctttttgTCATGGTGTATGTGCGCGACGTATTTGGCAAAggcagtgcggcgctcggcccGCACATGCACACGACCGACGTCGGGATCGAGGTGGtggtcggcggcgcgcgcgcgcagctgcgtgtgcaTATCAGTGCGAGCACGCCCGAGTACACCATGCAGGTGGCTGGCGAGCGCGCTGAGAATGCGCCCGCGGCCTCGCCCGACGGCCGCGAGCGGCTGCTTTCGTTCGACCTCGGCGACGTGGTCGTCGGCGAGTGCATCACACGCACCATCGACGTCGTGAACGGCAGCGAGATTGCCTGCTTCACGCAGTTTGTGCGCCAGGACGAGCAGGACTCTGGCGAGGAGCCCGTCACGATCCGCACGCAGGCGCATGCCCTTGTGCCGCTCCTCACGCCGCCCCTGGCGTCCACGGATGTGGCGCCTgtcgagcttgcgccgtaTGCGCACGCCCAGTATACGATCCAGTTCGAGCCGCACGCGTCGTGCATCAACTTTGAGCAGCAGATCACGCTGGTGAACATGCACGCCCACACTCTCTCTGCGCGTCTCCTTCTCCGTGCCAACAtcctcggcgcggcgcaggacgaggcgctggcggTGCTGAGCGAGACCCCGATGGATTTCGGCGACTGCTGCGGCGGCCAGTGGACGCGGCAGCTGTTGATTTTGAAGAATACCTCGGacgcgctcctcgacgtGGCATTCCAGGCAGAAAAGCACGTCGAGGCCACGttccagctcgccgagctcgcgcatgcgcgcgacacCGACGAGGAAATCGAAGACGACGTCCCGCTCGGAGGCTCGTCGAATAGCacatggcgccgctcgccgccgccgtcgccgtcgccgttTACgttcggcggcgcgcgccgcgcatcgcaggACGGATCGTCGGTTGCGTCCCAGgctggatcgcgcgcgccgtcgccctgtgcagcgccgagcacggccCACGACTCGGAgctgagcggcgcgccgagcattgcgcccgtgccgagcatgtcTGCGAGCGTAGAGTACGGCGACAGGGAGcctgcgcgctttgcctcCTATTCCGTCAGTGCTttggcgccgagcggccCCGCTGCGCGGAGCCGCCGCGTGCACGATCCTGTCGCGATGCTCCGCGGCGTGGGCGACTCGCAGCACAACCAAGTCGAGGAGCTCGTCCTGCGTCCTGGCGCGCTGTACCGTGTCGTTGTTTCCTACCGcccgccgcggcgcgacgtcgACGAGACGTACAGTGCAGGGCGCCTGCAAAACGCAAACTTTTGCCTTTTCCTCGACTATGCGAGGTCGCAGgacagtgcgcgcgcacaaggcggccggcagcggcgcaccgtgTGGTGCCATGCCCGGACATGCACGCCCTTCATCAGCGTCGAGCCTAAGATTGTCGACTTTGGCCTTGCGGACGTgggcgcgcgaaaaacAGCGCAGATTGCGGTGACGAACCACTCGGAGCTGAGCACGCGCGTACTGATGCGTTTCGTGTCCAAGGTGCTCAGTATGTACATGGACGAGATCcctgtgcctgcgcgccaaaccGTCGAGCTCAAGATCGACTTttttccgcggcgcgtgaACAATGCCTACCAAAAACAAATCACCGTCATGAATCTGCTCAACCGGCACAATGACCAAATCTTTgacgtgcgtgcgcgcaacgtcGATATGCAGCGGATCAGCTTCCACTCGCTCTTTTACCGCATCTTGACCAAGAGCGGCTCCAACTTTATCGACTTTGGCGACGTGAATATCAAttccgcgcgcgtgcgcagctttgccaTTGAAAACTTGTGCGACAAGCAGCTCAGCCTGGAGATGAGCGTGGCACACCCCGAGGACCTCATCCTCTACACCagggcgcagcagcacaagcaAACGACGCCCGAGCCTGCAAAGCACCGCTCGGGCACtgagcgcaaagagcgctTCCTCGAGACCATCTCCACCGACGTCTCGACCatggctcggcgcgcgctcgaagcgcggcgcagcaaaggACACAAGACGCCCGAGCGTCCCGacctcgccgccgcgctcaaaCGCGGCAGCCGCGGGCgtgcgacgcagacgcacggCAAGAGCGTCGCCTTCCGCGATCGCTCGCTCCTTCGCCCGCTTGCCTACCTCGACTTGGCCAGCGGCCCCCCGCGCGATGCCAGCAAGCTCtcggccaaggcgcgccgcacgcagcgcctgcagaGCATGAAGAACGGCCCTGCTGCCTCGCCGCGTATACCACGAACGCTTGAGCGCCCCGAGACGCCGGCTAACGCCGTTCCCGTGCCACTGGACGGCTCTCCGCGTCCAAGAGCGAGTCCCGCGCTCACCGGAAAGTGGCGCACCGCCTCCCTCTTGGCCAATCCCGGCGACGTCGCACAGCTCGatctcgacgcgctcatcgccgcgctcgagggGCAGCCGTCGTCCCTCTCGAGCTTCTTTACGCGCAATCTGGACGCCGAGGAGCGTATGGTGCGCACAGAAATCAACctgaagcgcgcgcttcgccaaGCCATCGACACCGCACAGCTCGTTCCGATCGGCATGCTCCaggtgccgccgcgcgcagaagTCCAAGTGGTGGCGGTGTACACCCCCAATGGAAGCACGCGCCCGCATATCCAAGgcaccgcgcgcaagcaggaCTCGCGCATTTTTTTGCGCCTCTTGGAGTtcgacgcacgccgcgcccagGGCCTGCGcgagtttgccgcgctgcgcgagaaaGATGTGGACGAACTGCCCGTGCGCGATTTGATGGTGCGCTCGACCGTGTGCCGAAgcatgctcgagctcgggcAGCCGCACATCAACTTTGGCATTATGGACAAgggcgacgtgcgcgagcgcaagatCTGGGTCCAGAACCGCAGCGAATGGGCACTGCGCTACTATATCCGCAAGAGCGGCAGCATTGCGAGCGGCGATATCCGGCTGGGGCTCGGACGGTACGGCATCGTGCCTGGCTACGGGAAGCGCGGCGTAGACTTTACCTTTTCGCCCTCGCTCAGCGGGCCATTCTACGAAAAACTTATGGTGGAGAATGTGGCGGATTACGACAATGACCAGGCGCTGGTGCTCAAGGCAAGTGCGCGCAAGGTGCCCAACTTTAGCATCGATCCCACGACGCTGGATTTCGGTacgtgccgcgcgccgcacgcaagcaTGCCGGAGAGTGTGCTGCTCACGAATACCACGAGCAAGCGCCGTAAGTTTGTGCTGTacatggacgaggcgcgccaaTCGCCGATCCCGCTGGATGTGCTCGTGTCGGTTGCCAGCGatgccgcgacgcgccgtgcattgagccgcgaagaagaagaggaggTGGAGACGCTCCTCCAAAAGCTCAAGattgcgcatcgcaaggGCAACGTGGACAAGCTGGCCAAGTACCAGGACAGACTGCGCGCACTGGGCGTGCCGATTGCCGCACAGGACAATACGCCCCCGCAAGCAGTCGAGCATGCGGTGATGGAGGACGACGTGCAGTTTGACTACACGCTTCCCTCCCcgagcacacgcagcgatgcagggCCGGGCATGGTGCCCGTGCATCTCGATGCGAACCAGAGCGTGAAGCTCTTGCTCCGCCTGCGCATagctcggcgcgatgcagaggGTGAAGTGCATGTGGCCATTAATGTGCACGAGGCAAAAAACAGCGACGAgacgcgcagcattgcgaccaaggcgcgcgtcgagccgAGTACGGCGTGA
- the VAM6 gene encoding Vacuolar morphogenesis protein 6 (COG:U; EggNog:ENOG503NY6X; BUSCO:EOG09260OCI): MQRVFAAQAAPVPLADGVSALGCSEEEVYIGTSSGALHRYALEPLAPSSSTTPVRRSIDQITRVPGTPYLALLSSSCVALTEAPYEKSQRLFQTRGARCFAAATWHESRGKIRSDVAVGLRGMDEIVREKQGVVRQATGAADGVQVSMLAVACARHLAVYRWVDGVFWDRKEVTLPHAPHALAILAGAGVFIGCSSTEYLRLDVPLASHSMAADVVHRSEETGRTALAAGDWIDEHAWPLYSMAIPEHEGVESSAGLAAWLTRTPKPVLLALSDTILLGLEHGAVLTDASGRIRKSPRLVWDTPPKCIVDAAPYLLLLPSMGTEIRVYTRDTLRLVQTLVLEHVLMLAAAPGPTVYMVESSRPRTYTLDSLRVMPWSDQLAELEKNGEYEEALALLHTLDTKRLADLAQRKARLQTLLGVVRFQQGAYEEAMDLFMENDASPAQVLALFPAHIAGEYTRHPSTWPSFFGVPEAPQGTAQDAPPAALQALARFLTDRRRVLRAEGACSKGGMDAKNAAHDAFASASATTNDTRLATAQAVDTALFKTFLYTKPALVGPLARVENWCVVSQVETLLKDHGMYDALVSLYHGKEMHREALALLRARSAVDGVQPTVRYLQALGAQHADLILEHSRHVLDQDSAQGLDIFTADAGQVGTLARIDVLEHLAAYRADVGIAYAQHLLALDDQDPAVHNRLAHLLLAQRRDAQLLDLVRSSSQYDAQPLLDALPPPPALAHVRAQLLGRLGRRREALRLYLDMHEVAMAESYCAEHTDPDLWQALLHFQAQHAPLDALLALLTRRAAEMDLVEALPLFPAHVPVQHVAPYLYKALRAGSTRRASALIVKGLATARDAALHRSVRQLQQRRVLVTASRTCPACQRRLGNAVLSVVPATGMTFHYYCAHRVANKG, from the exons ATGCAGCGTGTGTTTGCGGCCCAGgcggcgccggtgccgcTGGCAGACGGCGTGTCGGCGCTGGGGTGCAGCGAAGAGGAGGTATACATTGGCACCTCGAGCGGTGCCTTGCACCGCTACGCTCTGGAGCCCCTAGCGCCGTCCTCGTCTACAACGCCCGTGCGCCGTTCGATCGACCAGATTACGCGAGTGCCCGGCACGCCCtaccttgcgctgctctcgTCCTCGTGTGTAGCGCTGACAGAAGCGCCGTACGAGAAATCGCAGCGTCTTTTTCAGacccgcggcgcgcgctgctttgcggCCGCGACGTGGCACGAGTCGCGTGGCAAGATCCGGAGCGACGTTGCGGTTGGACTGCGTGGCATGGACGAGATTGTGCGTGAGAAGCAAGGCGTGGTGCGGCAAGCGACTGGGGCTGCAGATGGGGTGCAGGTATCGATGCTTGCCGTCGCGTgtgcgcggcacttggCCGTGTACCGCTGGGTCGACGGCGTGTTTTGGGACCGGAAAGAGGTAACcttgccgcacgcgccgcacgcgctggcTATCCTCGCAGGCGCCGGCGTGTTTATTGGGTGCAGTTCTACCGAGTATCTGCGGCTCGACGTCCCGCTCGCGTCGCATTCCATGGCCGCCGATGTCGTGCACCGCAGCGAGGAAACGGGCCGaacggcgcttgcggcagGCGACTGGATCGACGAGCATGCGTGGCCTTTGTACAGTATGGCCATTCCCGAGCACGAAGGCGTCGAGTCGAGTGCCGGGCTTGCCGCATGGCTcacacgcacgcccaaGCCCGTGCTCCTTGCCCTCTCCGACACAATCCTGTTGGGACtggagcacggcgctgtgctgACCGATGCGAGCGGGCGGATTCGCAAGTCGCCGCGGCTGGTGTGGGACACGCCGCCCAAGTGTATCG tcgacgctgcgccgtaccTCTTACTGCTTCCGAGTATGGGCACGGAAATACGTGTGTATACGCGCGATACGCTGCGGCTTGTGCAGACGCTCGTGCTCGAACATGTGCTGATGCTTGCTGCCGCGCCGGGGCCGACTGTATACATGGTGGAAAGCAGTAGGCCGCGGACGTACACGCTCGACTCGCTCCGCGTCATGCCGTGGTCTGACCAGCTCGCGGAGTTGGAGAAGAACGGCGAGTATGAAGAGGCGCTagcgctgctgcatacACTCGATACGAAGCGCCTTGCGGatcttgcacagcgcaaggcgcggctgcagacgctgctcggcgtcgtgcgATTCCAGCAGGGCGCGTACGAAGAGGCGATGGATCTGTTTATGGAGAATGACGCAAGTCCCGCCCAGGTCCTTGCCTTGTTTCCTGCGCATATCGCAGGGGAATACACGCGCCATCCGTCGACCTGGCCGTCGTTTTTCGGCGTGCcggaagcgccgcagggcACGGCACAAGATGCTCCGcccgcagcgctgcaggcacttgcgcgctttcTCACGGACCGACGCAGAGTGTTGCGCGCAGAGGGAGCGTGCAGCAAGGGGGGCATGGACGCGAAGAATGCAGCACACGATGCATTCGCGTCTGCTTCCGCCACCACAAACGATACCCGACTCGCCACTGCCCAAGCAGTCGACACGGCGCTCTTCAAAACGTTTTTGTATACCAAGCCCGCGCTTGTTGGCCCGTtagcgcgcgtcgagaaCTGGTGTGTGGTGTCCCAAGTAGAGACTTTGCTCAAAGACCATGGCATGTACGACGCACTTGTCTCGCTCTACCACGGAAAAGAAATGCACCGCGAAGCACTtgcattgctgcgcgcccGGAGTGCTGTAGACGGTGTACAGCCCACCGTACGCTACCTGCAAGCGCTTGgggcgcagcatgccgaCTTGATTCTCGAGCATTCGCGCCACGTCCTGGACCAGGACAGCGCCCAAGGCCTCGACATTTTCACTGCAGACGCGGGTCAAGTCGGCACACTTGCACGGAtcgacgtgctcgagcatctGGCCGCGTACCGTGCTGATGTAGGCATTGCGTACGCACAGCATCTCCTTGCACTGGACGATCAGGACCCAGCCGTGCACAACCGGCTCGCACATTtgcttcttgcgcagcggcgcgacgcacagctCCTCGACTTGGTACGCAGCTCGTCACAGTACGATGCACAGCCACTCTTGGACGCACTGCCTCCTCCtccagcgcttgcacaTGTACGTGCACAGCTCTTGGGACGCCTCGGGCGGCgtcgcgaagcgctgcgcctgtaCTTGGACATGCACGAGGTTGCTATGGCCGAGTCGTactgcgccgagcacacGGATCCCGATCTATGGCAAGCTTTGCTCCAtttccaagcgcagcatgcgcccCTCGACGCACTGCTTGCACTCTTgactcggcgcgcggccgAGATGGATTTGGTCGAAGCACTCCCGCTGTTTCCCGCCCATGTCCCTGTGCAGCACGTCGCGCCCTACTTGTacaaggcgctgcgcgctggatcgacCCGGCGTGCATCCGCTTTGATTGTAAAAGGCCTCGCCACagcacgcgacgctgctctgcaccgcagcgtccggcagctgcagcagcgccgcgtcttggTGACTGCTTCGCGGACGTGCCCGGCGTGCCAGCGAAGGCTCGGGAATGCCGTACTGTCGGTCGTGCCAGCGACAGGCATGACGTTCCACTACTACTGTGCGCATCGTGTGGCGAATAAGGGATAG